A single genomic interval of Arachis duranensis cultivar V14167 chromosome 7, aradu.V14167.gnm2.J7QH, whole genome shotgun sequence harbors:
- the LOC107459191 gene encoding blue copper protein: protein MESSIVVVWYLSLFLAMNTVLPTLAKVYTVGESIGWAIGADYSTWASDKTFHVGDKLVFNYGAGHTVDEVKENDYKSCTTGNSLTSDSSGATTIILKTAGTHYFICAAPAHCMGGMQLAVTVKAAKKAASPTPAPAPVPSKAKDSSSDTKGTPKASTTPATAPTRSTTSTPTKSGSSKGDISMAPSLFSPTFALVLIVSWISYYVMLPMV, encoded by the exons atggAATCCTCAATTGTGGTTGTTTGGTATCTATCTCTATTTCTAGCCATGAACACGGTTCTCCCTACATTGGCAAAAGTATACACCGTTGGAGAGTCCATAGGTTGGGCAATCGGAGCTGATTATAGTACTTGGGCTAGTGACAAGACCTTTCATGTTGGTGATAAACTTG TTTTCAACTATGGAGCTGGGCACACAGTAGACGAAGTTAAAGAAAATGACTACAAAAGCTGCACAACAGGCAATTCACTTACTTCAGACAGCAGTGGTGCCACCACAATTATTCTCAAGACTGCCGGCACACATTACTTCATATGCGCTGCGCCGGCGCACTGCATGGGCGGCATGCAACTTGCTGTCACGGTGAAGGCAGCTAAAAAGGCTGCCTCTCCGACACCGGCTCCAGCCCCAGTGCCATCAAAGGCAAAGGATTCATCTTCTGATACCAAAGGCACACCTAAGGCATCTACCACCCCCGCAACTGCTCCAACAAGAAGCACAACCAGCACACCAACCAAATCCGGCAGTTCAAAAGGGGATATTTCAATGGCTCCTAGTTTATTCTCACCGACTTTTGCGCTAGTGTTGATTGTTTCCTGGATCTCCTACTATGTTATGCTGCCTATGGTATGA